The Bradysia coprophila strain Holo2 chromosome II, BU_Bcop_v1, whole genome shotgun sequence genome has a segment encoding these proteins:
- the LOC119082611 gene encoding uncharacterized protein LOC119082611, protein MDNNSTSETSNIPKSSSTLAQPRKNPVFVTLQKIGTGFTFVRPSAATASQIPQRTKHISSTSLLTTNKVALANPGKTLRPQTPVSASPYDNNVQHYNTTIQQKKQQPINQIDTVIPTISITTKKALNRPNNSRKPSIAASSITISKQKSIKKTCKYRDSLNNINTKLRSV, encoded by the exons ATGGACAACAATAGTACATCTGAAACATCGAACATTCCAAAAAGCTCGTCGACATTAGCACAACCACGTAAAAATCCAGTCTTTGTTACCCTACAAAAGATTGGAACCGGATTTACTTTCG TCAGACCGTCAGCTGCAACAGCATCACAAATACCGCAAAGAACTAAACATATCTCGTCAACATCACTGCTGACGACAAATAAAGTGGCACTAGCGAATCCAG gtAAAACCTTAAGACCACAAACGCCAGTTTCAGCAAGTCCATATGACAACAATGTGCAACATTACAACACCactattcaacaaaaaaaac AACAACCGATAAATCAAATTGATACAGTTATTCCTACGATCTCAATCACCACTAAGAAAGCCCTTAATAGACCGAACAATAGCCGAAAACCCTCTATTGCAGCTTCATCTATAACCATTTCAAAGcaaaaatccatcaaaaaaacctGTAAGTACCGAGACTCTCTTAATAATATCAACACTAAGTTGAGAAGTGTTTGA
- the LOC119082704 gene encoding uncharacterized protein LOC119082704: MYLAIAVYSQNSQSTREQNRSFQQIRPQFSPKANRRFSSDELREAIDNVDISSDAVNDKITEIGEIESDTHGYGEIIKRLDRVEALQLAAAKRDAQILVAVKKLCLAYTKYNDDNDEIKKMLPMKSQPQLDEIEIRLTAEPTLVEKFRAYLRGFKTSNNPVNFTSMLSVLMSDELVDSYNYKGILNKAKLEGTKIVDIIHDLHKPMDIKTFAKLMRETIDLAKNRHHNEQYRKRQMKLAQQMDL, from the exons ATGTACTTGGCAATTGCCGTTTATTCACAAAACTCACAATCGACACGGGAACAAAACAGGTCGTTCCAACAAATCCGACCGCAGT TTTCTCCAAAAGCAAATCGTCGATTTTCCAGCGATGAACTTCGGGAAGCCATTGATAATGTTGACATTTCATCAGACGCTGTTAATGACAAAATCACCGAAATTGGGGAAATCGAATCTG ATACACATGGATATGGCGAGATTATTAAACGGTTGGATCGTGTGGAAGCATTGCAACTGGCTGCAGCGAAGAGAGATGCTCAAATTTTGGTTGCAGTTAAAAAATTGTGCCTCGCTTACACTAAATACAACGACGACAACGATGagatcaaaaaaatgttaccaATGAAAAGCCAACCACAACTCGAcgaaattgaaatacgacttaCAGCAGAGCCCACACTCGTAGAAAAGTTT AGAGCATATCTTCGTGGGTTTAAGACCTCGAATAATCCTGTTAACTTCACTTCCATGCTGAGCGTGCTGATGAGTGACGAATTGGTAGACAGTTATAACTACAAAGGAATCTTGAATAAAGCGAAATTAGAGGgcaccaaaatcgtcgatatcATACATG ACCTGCACAAGCCGATGGATATTAAAACGTTTGCGAAATTAATGCGTGAAACCATCGACCTGGCAAAAAACCGACACCACAATGAACAATATCGTAAGCGACAAATGAAATTGGCACAACAAATGGACTTGTGA